The following coding sequences lie in one Thermodesulforhabdaceae bacterium genomic window:
- a CDS encoding acetyl-CoA carboxylase biotin carboxyl carrier protein subunit: MGCKVLAPMVGKIVKIKVKVGDRVEEDQEIIVMESMKLESSIFAPCSGVVKEIKVSEGDRIEEDDLLAIIE; encoded by the coding sequence ATGGGTTGTAAGGTGCTTGCTCCGATGGTCGGAAAAATCGTCAAAATTAAAGTCAAAGTGGGCGATAGAGTGGAAGAAGATCAGGAAATTATCGTGATGGAATCAATGAAACTGGAATCGAGTATTTTCGCACCCTGCAGCGGCGTAGTTAAAGAAATAAAGGTTTCTGAAGGGGACAGAATAGAAGAGGATGATCTACTCGCTATCATTGAATAA
- the acd gene encoding glutaryl-CoA dehydrogenase Acd: MIFELTEEQRMVQEQARKFAETEILPTLEEEEKNHVFVRERVRKMGELGFFGCCIPEEYGGNGMGFLESVLMTEQIAKVSPSWRLPFNMQNIGPALTVAEFGTEEQKQTCIPKWVSGEWLGFFAITEPNAGSDVAGMRTTARDGGDCWILNGQKMWITNAPVGDVGLVYAYTDREKKYQGMTCFIVDIRNTPGIETRAIETKLGLPCSPTGEIIFDDARIPKDAVLGKVGDGFKICMWMLNNTRLSCAAGALGVAGACLEAAIKYCNERTQFGQPIGKFQMIQAQIAEMVAEHEAAKLLVYQAAYLKDAKKPNQLQTSIAKYYASEVAVKAANEAMKIFGSYGFSTEYPIARFYRDVKSYQIVEGTSNIQKLVISSIALGYQPNR, translated from the coding sequence ATGATTTTTGAGCTGACAGAAGAACAAAGAATGGTGCAGGAGCAGGCCAGAAAGTTTGCGGAAACGGAAATCCTCCCTACACTCGAAGAAGAAGAAAAAAATCATGTGTTTGTGAGGGAACGAGTCCGTAAAATGGGGGAACTTGGTTTCTTTGGGTGCTGTATTCCTGAAGAATACGGCGGAAACGGGATGGGCTTCCTGGAATCGGTTCTCATGACGGAACAGATTGCAAAGGTGTCCCCTTCCTGGCGACTGCCCTTTAATATGCAAAACATAGGTCCTGCTTTGACCGTTGCCGAATTTGGAACGGAAGAACAAAAGCAAACCTGTATTCCCAAGTGGGTATCAGGAGAATGGCTTGGTTTCTTCGCAATTACCGAACCTAACGCAGGTTCTGATGTGGCGGGAATGCGAACTACTGCAAGAGACGGTGGAGATTGCTGGATCCTTAATGGACAGAAAATGTGGATTACCAACGCTCCTGTGGGTGATGTGGGACTTGTTTATGCCTACACCGATCGTGAGAAAAAATATCAAGGGATGACTTGCTTTATTGTGGATATTCGCAACACTCCCGGAATTGAAACTCGAGCTATTGAAACTAAACTGGGATTGCCCTGTTCCCCCACTGGTGAAATTATCTTTGACGATGCTCGCATTCCCAAAGATGCTGTGCTTGGCAAGGTAGGAGATGGTTTTAAGATATGCATGTGGATGCTAAATAACACTCGTCTTAGCTGTGCTGCCGGAGCCCTTGGCGTAGCGGGTGCATGTCTGGAAGCCGCAATTAAATACTGTAACGAACGCACTCAGTTTGGTCAGCCCATAGGAAAATTTCAGATGATTCAGGCTCAGATCGCCGAAATGGTTGCAGAACACGAAGCCGCAAAACTCCTAGTTTATCAGGCGGCTTATCTAAAGGATGCGAAAAAACCTAATCAACTTCAAACATCTATTGCCAAGTATTATGCTTCGGAAGTAGCTGTCAAAGCGGCTAACGAGGCCATGAAGATTTTCGGCTCTTACGGATTTTCTACCGAATATCCTATCGCCAGGTTCTATCGCGATGTTAAATCCTATCAAATTGTTGAAGGCACATCCAACATCCAGAAACTCGTCATCTCAAGTATTGCTCTCGGTTATCAGCCGAACCGTTAA
- a CDS encoding acyl-CoA carboxylase subunit beta, with product MVKSWKELIEELEARKAHLREGGGKELQEKEHAKGKLTARERIDLLCDPGSFEEYDLFATHIGRDYGLDKKELPADGVIIGLGKVNGRGCMIYAEDFTVVAGTFGERHGKKICKIIDMARTYGYPVVGINDSGGARVTEQMGALSQYGQLFYRHVQASGVVPQIALIMGPVAGGQAYSPALMDFIFMVDKTSSMFIAGPPLVEAVVYEKTDEQSLGGPEVHARITGVSDGTWADDRECLARTRELLSYLPLNNKEKPPYRTPDDSPDRRTPELEEIIPTDQKKLYNMRKVVEAIVDKGSFFEIKKDFATNLIIGFARLNGHVVGIVANNPLKYNGALDYNASDKGSRFIRFCDAFNIPLINLQDVPGFLIGTKSEHNAIIRHGAKMLYAYAEATVPKITCVVRKAYAGGYLAMCSKDLGADIVYALPTAEICLMGPQGAVNILFRKEIAASPNPEETRAAREAEFMAKYVNPTYAASLQHVDDIIQPAELRIKLIKALEMTLNKVEKSPDRKHGITPV from the coding sequence ATGGTAAAGAGCTGGAAGGAGCTTATTGAGGAACTGGAGGCAAGGAAAGCTCATCTCAGAGAGGGCGGGGGGAAGGAATTACAGGAGAAGGAGCACGCCAAAGGCAAACTTACGGCACGAGAGCGTATAGATTTGCTTTGTGATCCTGGTAGCTTTGAAGAATATGATCTTTTTGCAACTCATATTGGGCGAGATTACGGGCTGGATAAAAAAGAACTTCCAGCCGATGGCGTGATTATTGGTCTTGGGAAAGTTAATGGCAGAGGGTGCATGATCTACGCCGAAGATTTTACTGTTGTAGCTGGAACTTTTGGTGAGCGGCACGGTAAAAAGATTTGCAAGATCATCGACATGGCAAGAACCTATGGCTATCCTGTGGTTGGTATAAACGACTCTGGTGGAGCTAGAGTGACTGAACAGATGGGAGCTCTGTCTCAATACGGCCAACTCTTTTATCGCCATGTGCAGGCATCGGGGGTCGTTCCTCAAATTGCTCTCATTATGGGGCCTGTTGCAGGTGGACAGGCTTATTCTCCTGCTCTTATGGATTTCATATTCATGGTTGATAAGACGAGTTCCATGTTCATAGCCGGTCCGCCTCTTGTGGAGGCAGTGGTTTATGAAAAGACGGATGAACAGTCTCTTGGGGGCCCTGAAGTCCATGCGAGGATCACTGGAGTTTCGGACGGCACATGGGCTGATGATCGAGAATGTCTTGCCAGGACTCGAGAACTTCTTTCCTACCTGCCTCTTAACAACAAAGAAAAACCCCCTTATAGAACTCCAGATGATTCGCCAGATCGCCGGACTCCAGAACTCGAAGAGATTATTCCTACGGATCAAAAGAAACTTTACAATATGAGAAAGGTGGTAGAAGCGATTGTCGATAAGGGTTCTTTTTTCGAAATCAAAAAGGACTTTGCGACCAATCTCATCATAGGCTTTGCCAGACTTAACGGTCATGTGGTCGGGATTGTGGCAAACAACCCGTTAAAATATAATGGAGCTCTCGATTACAACGCTTCCGATAAGGGATCACGCTTCATCAGGTTCTGCGATGCTTTTAATATTCCACTTATTAATCTTCAGGATGTGCCGGGGTTTCTCATCGGAACAAAATCAGAACATAATGCAATCATCCGTCACGGCGCAAAGATGCTTTACGCTTACGCAGAAGCAACCGTCCCCAAGATTACCTGTGTGGTTAGGAAAGCCTACGCAGGTGGTTACCTCGCTATGTGCAGCAAGGATTTAGGAGCTGATATTGTATATGCCCTGCCCACTGCAGAAATCTGCCTTATGGGTCCTCAAGGGGCTGTGAATATACTATTCAGGAAGGAAATAGCCGCATCACCTAATCCGGAGGAAACTCGAGCGGCTCGAGAGGCTGAGTTTATGGCAAAGTATGTTAATCCGACCTATGCGGCAAGCCTTCAGCATGTGGACGACATCATTCAGCCTGCTGAACTCAGGATAAAGCTCATTAAAGCTCTTGAAATGACCCTGAACAAAGTGGAGAAATCACCTGACAGAAAGCACGGCATTACGCCGGTGTAG
- a CDS encoding sigma-54 dependent transcriptional regulator: protein MAHIRILVVDDELIVRESLIGWLRKGGYDVDSASTGTEALKRLKEKDYDLVFLDIKMPDMSGIDVLKSLKELYPNTLVVMITAYGSVENAVEAMKLGASDYLMKPFEPEHLVLLVEKLLQQKKLIDENIFLKEQVSKRTRYQELVGAAPCMQKLFEMIEEVATVDSPVLIRGETGTGKELIAKAIHAKSSRRFGPFIAINCGAFPESLLETELFGHEAGAFTGAIKARKGRLEIAHGGTLFLDEIGEIPLKMQVDLLRVLEEKRFQRVGGREYIPVDFRFISATHKDLEEEIRQGRFRKDFYFRINVIEIPVPPLRERKEDIPLLAQHFLQKFRRETNKLVTTISKDALNLLGSYEWPGNVRELENAVERAVVLAKSRVLTKEDFAFLMRHKPIYDVSEEPKSLEEVERHHIEKILQETDWNISRAAKILGVNRTTLHAKIKKYQLSPSSRTE from the coding sequence ATGGCCCACATTCGTATCCTAGTCGTTGATGACGAACTGATTGTGCGGGAATCTCTAATAGGATGGCTCCGAAAGGGCGGTTATGATGTGGATTCGGCATCAACCGGGACGGAAGCCCTAAAACGCTTGAAGGAAAAAGATTACGACCTTGTTTTCCTCGATATCAAAATGCCCGACATGAGCGGCATAGACGTGCTGAAAAGCCTGAAAGAACTTTACCCTAACACTCTAGTTGTAATGATTACCGCTTACGGATCTGTTGAAAACGCTGTGGAAGCCATGAAACTCGGGGCAAGCGACTATCTAATGAAGCCTTTTGAACCCGAACACCTCGTTCTTCTTGTTGAAAAACTACTCCAGCAGAAAAAGCTTATAGACGAAAATATTTTTCTTAAAGAACAGGTATCCAAACGCACCCGTTACCAAGAACTGGTTGGAGCAGCACCCTGCATGCAGAAACTTTTTGAAATGATAGAAGAAGTGGCAACTGTTGATTCACCTGTTCTAATTCGAGGAGAAACTGGCACGGGTAAAGAACTCATAGCAAAAGCTATTCACGCAAAGAGTTCCAGACGCTTTGGGCCTTTTATCGCTATAAATTGCGGTGCCTTTCCTGAAAGCTTGCTGGAAACTGAGCTATTCGGACACGAAGCAGGTGCATTTACTGGAGCTATCAAAGCTCGTAAAGGTCGCTTAGAAATAGCTCACGGTGGAACTTTATTTCTTGATGAGATAGGCGAAATTCCTCTCAAAATGCAGGTTGATCTTCTCCGCGTCCTCGAAGAAAAACGTTTTCAGCGGGTGGGTGGACGCGAATATATACCCGTGGATTTCAGGTTTATTTCCGCTACGCATAAAGATCTCGAAGAAGAAATTCGCCAGGGACGGTTCCGCAAAGATTTTTACTTTCGTATAAACGTCATCGAAATCCCAGTGCCACCTCTTAGGGAAAGGAAAGAAGACATTCCTCTTCTTGCTCAGCACTTCTTACAGAAATTCCGGCGAGAAACCAACAAGCTCGTTACCACAATATCCAAGGACGCTCTAAATCTTCTCGGATCTTACGAATGGCCCGGTAATGTCCGGGAATTAGAAAATGCTGTAGAACGAGCCGTAGTGCTTGCCAAATCCAGAGTGCTTACCAAAGAAGACTTCGCCTTCCTCATGCGCCATAAACCAATCTACGATGTATCAGAAGAACCCAAATCTCTAGAAGAGGTCGAACGTCACCACATTGAGAAAATTCTTCAGGAAACCGACTGGAATATAAGCCGGGCAGCCAAAATTCTCGGCGTAAACCGCACGACTCTCCATGCCAAGATAAAGAAGTATCAACTCTCTCCCTCCAGTCGCACAGAGTAA
- a CDS encoding ATP-binding protein has product MGRAKSSSKKRSEKILPASSQPDQQRLIRNEGENNKKPMRIAIIGGGRRCRSLLEMIDAERFPWLNAEIVAVVDPNDQAVGVQLAKEKNIPTLGDPKELYGVPELDLVIDLTGREELLKEFANGGHPTVKVLGTTISRLFIDLIQLQEERLFRERQLALIESIVETIFSSIRDRVMIMQPDMKVLDVNDALLEWLGMRKEDVIGKPCYQITHRFAEPCNAHGVHCPLKECIETGGTGHAIHEHVDRNNVVRYCEISTVPLKNPKGNVEAVLEIVRDITDELEKKVEQKTRAFKKDLARLIHEDKMIALGKLVASAVHEINNPLSGIHALARLMKNRFEDSTPLDDAERQQFLYYLQLIDQESARCSNIVSNLLSFARQQKMERRYFDVNELIQRVILLSKHKMDLQQINIVTDLADSLPQVYGDPGQIQQCLINLVFNAVEAMPNGGTLTIRSAYESSRNQIRIDVIDTGVGIPKELISQIFEPFFSTKGKEKGVGLGLSVVYGIIKEHKGSIYVVSEPGKGSDFIVRLPCAEPKVDDLIS; this is encoded by the coding sequence ATGGGACGGGCTAAAAGTAGTTCCAAAAAAAGATCAGAAAAAATCCTTCCTGCATCATCACAGCCAGATCAACAAAGATTGATTCGGAACGAAGGGGAAAATAACAAAAAGCCGATGAGAATTGCCATCATCGGGGGTGGAAGGCGTTGTAGATCACTACTCGAGATGATAGATGCAGAAAGGTTTCCATGGCTTAATGCCGAAATCGTTGCTGTGGTTGATCCTAACGACCAAGCCGTGGGAGTGCAACTCGCCAAAGAAAAAAATATCCCTACTCTAGGGGATCCAAAGGAACTTTACGGGGTCCCGGAACTTGATCTGGTTATAGATTTAACAGGTCGGGAAGAACTTCTTAAAGAGTTTGCCAACGGAGGACATCCGACCGTAAAAGTCCTTGGAACAACCATATCTCGCCTTTTTATAGATCTGATACAACTCCAGGAAGAACGGCTTTTTAGAGAGCGACAACTGGCACTTATAGAGAGTATCGTGGAAACGATTTTCTCAAGCATACGAGACCGGGTAATGATTATGCAACCTGACATGAAGGTTCTCGATGTAAATGACGCTCTTCTGGAATGGCTTGGTATGAGAAAAGAAGACGTCATTGGAAAACCCTGCTATCAGATCACTCACCGCTTTGCCGAACCTTGCAACGCCCACGGCGTCCACTGTCCTTTGAAGGAATGCATAGAAACAGGTGGAACCGGACATGCTATTCATGAACATGTGGATCGAAATAACGTTGTAAGATATTGCGAAATCAGCACGGTTCCATTGAAGAATCCCAAGGGAAATGTCGAAGCAGTTCTGGAAATTGTCAGAGATATTACGGATGAATTAGAAAAAAAGGTCGAACAGAAGACAAGAGCATTTAAAAAAGACCTTGCTCGGCTTATCCACGAAGATAAGATGATCGCTCTTGGAAAGCTCGTCGCAAGTGCGGTTCATGAAATTAACAATCCTCTTTCCGGCATTCATGCTCTTGCTCGACTCATGAAAAACCGTTTTGAAGATTCCACACCCCTTGACGATGCCGAACGCCAGCAATTTTTATATTATCTCCAGCTTATAGATCAGGAATCGGCTCGCTGCAGTAACATAGTAAGTAACCTTCTCTCCTTCGCCCGCCAGCAAAAGATGGAACGCCGCTACTTCGACGTAAATGAACTCATCCAGCGGGTAATACTTCTTAGCAAACACAAAATGGACTTACAGCAAATAAACATTGTAACCGACCTTGCAGATAGCCTTCCCCAGGTTTACGGCGACCCAGGACAAATCCAGCAATGCCTTATAAATCTCGTCTTTAACGCCGTCGAAGCTATGCCCAACGGCGGAACTCTAACCATAAGAAGTGCTTATGAGAGTTCGAGAAATCAGATACGTATTGACGTTATTGATACCGGCGTAGGAATCCCAAAAGAACTTATCTCGCAGATTTTCGAGCCGTTTTTTTCCACAAAAGGCAAGGAAAAAGGTGTAGGGCTTGGTCTTTCGGTGGTTTACGGAATCATTAAGGAGCACAAAGGAAGCATTTATGTTGTAAGCGAACCCGGGAAGGGTTCAGATTTCATTGTGCGGCTACCCTGTGCTGAACCTAAAGTGGACGACCTTATTAGCTAA
- a CDS encoding glycine cleavage system protein H, with translation MKPKKRTRQVVFGIQEQQCIWMKAGVVNFKLCQNAYDCTTCSFDKAMQKAIREGDALESWREEMLRNAPEKLCRYAISGNVGARVCSYAYECSRCEFDQEMYERQLTEFPGVVKILMVGGFGLAVDYFYHPGHSWARMEYGGLVRVGMDDFAWRLMGFLDEIRLPEIGMQITASNKGWVVRREEKISPILSPVSGTVVARNYKTILDPDRAKDDPYGEGWLLMVEPDDLRLIPESLLYREDAESWLKAEVRELDAIAEELYGMALAATGGERPDDIYGNLKSVGWDRLIEKFLIRKKGIL, from the coding sequence ATGAAGCCCAAAAAAAGAACCAGGCAGGTGGTGTTTGGCATCCAGGAACAGCAATGCATCTGGATGAAGGCAGGGGTTGTTAACTTTAAGCTCTGCCAAAATGCTTATGATTGCACAACCTGTTCCTTTGATAAAGCCATGCAGAAAGCTATTCGCGAAGGAGATGCTCTTGAAAGCTGGCGCGAAGAAATGTTGCGGAATGCGCCAGAAAAGCTCTGTCGCTATGCGATTAGCGGGAATGTTGGTGCGAGGGTCTGCAGTTATGCCTATGAATGTTCCAGATGCGAGTTTGATCAAGAAATGTATGAACGTCAGCTTACAGAGTTTCCTGGTGTGGTAAAAATTCTTATGGTGGGAGGCTTTGGGTTGGCTGTGGACTATTTTTATCATCCAGGTCATAGCTGGGCTAGAATGGAATATGGTGGGTTGGTGAGAGTAGGAATGGACGACTTTGCCTGGCGCTTGATGGGTTTCCTCGATGAGATACGTTTACCAGAAATTGGAATGCAGATAACGGCTTCTAATAAAGGATGGGTGGTCAGGCGGGAAGAAAAAATTTCGCCGATTCTTTCGCCTGTAAGTGGAACTGTGGTTGCCCGTAATTATAAGACGATCCTTGATCCTGATCGAGCCAAAGATGATCCTTATGGTGAAGGTTGGCTTCTTATGGTTGAGCCAGACGATCTTCGGTTGATCCCGGAGTCTTTGCTGTATCGAGAAGATGCAGAAAGCTGGTTAAAGGCAGAAGTTAGAGAACTGGATGCGATCGCTGAAGAACTCTACGGTATGGCTCTTGCCGCAACTGGTGGTGAAAGACCTGATGATATCTACGGCAATTTAAAATCTGTGGGTTGGGATCGGCTGATTGAAAAATTCTTGATACGCAAAAAAGGTATATTATAA
- a CDS encoding 4Fe-4S dicluster domain-containing protein, producing the protein MMEDRFEQVQEEAPKEINFLLAEEITRETGNPVLSCFQCRKCTNGCPLTFAMDYYPDQIIRLIILGQEDEALKSRTIWVCSSCETCTTRCPNGIDIAGVMDYLKQKAHKKGLVNYKNNPSYAFQKVFLENIFKTGRVHEPKILTDYLLKSGAWKQKLENGSIWRDIKLGLFLLKNRRMRLFPPRVHTNGHGLPESKMN; encoded by the coding sequence ATGATGGAAGATAGATTCGAACAGGTGCAAGAGGAAGCTCCAAAGGAGATTAATTTCCTTCTAGCAGAAGAAATTACCAGAGAAACGGGTAATCCTGTGTTGTCCTGTTTTCAATGTAGGAAGTGCACTAACGGTTGCCCTTTGACTTTTGCGATGGATTATTATCCAGATCAGATTATAAGGCTTATAATACTTGGGCAAGAGGATGAGGCTCTAAAAAGCCGCACTATCTGGGTTTGTTCTTCCTGCGAAACCTGCACAACCAGATGTCCGAATGGAATAGATATTGCCGGAGTAATGGATTATCTTAAACAAAAAGCTCATAAGAAAGGTCTGGTAAACTATAAAAACAACCCCAGTTATGCTTTCCAGAAAGTTTTTCTCGAAAATATTTTTAAAACCGGGAGAGTTCACGAGCCGAAGATTCTTACTGATTATCTATTGAAATCCGGAGCATGGAAGCAAAAACTAGAAAATGGATCGATATGGCGCGATATAAAATTGGGACTGTTTCTTTTGAAAAATCGCAGAATGAGATTGTTTCCACCTCGAGTTCATACTAATGGACACGGGCTTCCTGAGTCTAAAATGAACTAA
- a CDS encoding CoB--CoM heterodisulfide reductase iron-sulfur subunit B family protein yields the protein MVQVTLYPGCSLEGTAKDYRDSLEVACSRLGVELIELDGWTCCGATAAHSLDELIALELPSRNLVIAEEKGLDIVVPCALCFNRLKNAEKHLLQNTHPELTQKYPFRGTVKIYDLLFYLTTPEMLDKISDLIKKPLEGLKLVSYYGCMVNRPPRITDAKNYENPTQMDKLVEVLGATSIDWPFKTDCCGAGHTVARPDLVFALVKRLYDRALALGANGIVVSCQMCHANLDMYQDQISEHFGERYQIPIFYFTELINLALGDERQVSWLSRHVVDPVPTLRECGLL from the coding sequence ATGGTTCAGGTTACGCTTTACCCAGGTTGTTCTCTCGAAGGGACGGCTAAGGATTATCGTGATTCCCTTGAAGTTGCCTGCTCACGTCTTGGGGTTGAACTTATTGAACTTGACGGTTGGACCTGTTGTGGGGCTACGGCAGCTCACAGTTTAGACGAACTTATTGCTCTTGAACTTCCTTCGAGAAACCTTGTGATTGCAGAGGAAAAAGGACTTGATATAGTTGTCCCCTGTGCCCTCTGCTTTAATCGACTTAAAAACGCAGAAAAACACCTTCTTCAAAATACCCATCCAGAACTCACTCAAAAATATCCTTTTCGCGGCACCGTTAAAATCTACGATCTTCTTTTCTATCTGACGACTCCTGAGATGCTCGATAAAATTTCCGATCTTATTAAAAAACCTCTCGAAGGATTAAAACTCGTCTCATATTACGGCTGTATGGTAAATCGTCCTCCAAGAATCACGGACGCCAAAAATTATGAAAATCCCACTCAGATGGATAAGTTGGTGGAAGTTCTTGGAGCAACATCGATTGATTGGCCCTTTAAGACCGATTGTTGCGGAGCAGGACATACGGTTGCTCGACCAGATCTTGTTTTTGCCCTTGTAAAGCGCCTTTACGATAGAGCCCTTGCCCTGGGCGCAAATGGTATAGTGGTTTCATGTCAGATGTGCCACGCTAATCTCGATATGTATCAGGATCAGATTTCAGAGCATTTCGGGGAACGTTATCAGATTCCAATCTTTTATTTCACCGAACTTATAAATCTAGCTTTAGGAGATGAACGTCAGGTTAGCTGGCTTTCTCGCCACGTGGTTGATCCCGTGCCAACCCTTAGAGAATGTGGTCTGCTGTAA